The nucleotide window CTGTTCTACACACTGAGACACCAAACCTAGATTTACTTCCATCACACATCGATTTAGTAGCAGCAGAATTAGAGATGATTGACTTGCCAAATAGAGAATACATGATGAAAAAATCTTTCGAGAAAATTAAATCTGAATATGATTTTATAATTATCGATTGTGCCCCTTCACTTGGTTTAATTACTGTTAATGCACTTACTACAGCAGACTCGGTTCTAATACCGATTCAATGCGAATACTTTGCTCTAGAGGGATTAGGCAAGTTATTGAATACTGTTAAAATTATTCAAACAAGACTAAATCCAGATTTAGATATCGAAGGAATTCTGCTAACTATGTTTGATGTAAGATTAAAATTATCTAAAATGGTAG belongs to Flavobacteriales bacterium and includes:
- a CDS encoding ParA family protein; the encoded protein is MGKIIAIANQKGGVGKTTTAINLAASLAVLEFKTLLVDADPQANSTSGVGFDPRNIKTGVYECLVDDTDPSSSVLHTETPNLDLLPSHIDLVAAELEMIDLPNREYMMKKSFEKIKSEYDFIIIDCAPSLGLITVNALTTADSVLIPIQCEYFALEGLGKLLNTVKIIQTRLNPDLDIEGILLTMFDVRLKLSKMVAEDVKTHFQQIVFDTIIQRNTRLGEAPSHGKTIIMHDAAS